In the Natronolimnobius baerhuensis genome, one interval contains:
- a CDS encoding ABC transporter substrate-binding protein, translated as MGENNAPIGRRTVLRGAGGGLVVLTGLGSAGGVSAQEAITVTAVWTDDEEEDFLAVVDYAEDETGLEISYAPRDTETLLTETLMDYEVGVATADIVVLPTEGRVQRDGAAGHLEPLGDLWDEDDYATDYSAVEVDGEVYAAPFGGDIKPGFWYRPSFFDEHDLEEPEDYDEFVDLLDEIDDIDGVEAPLASGNGDGWPLSDVAEAFILRQDDGAELQLDLIEGDASFTDDRVVTAFEELQELLEEGYFSEVRDFGVQYEFFWENEIPLYFMGSWTPAFGAIEDPEDLDYFMLPGSEAMVTSINWFTVPAYAPDVDAATDAVEAIISPDGQEVWTERGGFVPTALDVPDDAFDLEVMQDISEQADEVELVPDLDDALGDPFQAEFWSQLLGLWAEPEQDVEPMLESLDDVLQETVGEDET; from the coding sequence ATGGGCGAGAATAACGCACCTATCGGCCGACGAACGGTCCTTCGAGGAGCAGGCGGCGGACTCGTTGTACTGACTGGTCTGGGAAGCGCTGGCGGGGTAAGCGCACAGGAAGCGATCACGGTCACTGCGGTCTGGACCGATGACGAAGAGGAGGACTTCCTCGCCGTCGTCGACTACGCCGAAGACGAGACCGGCCTCGAGATTTCGTATGCGCCTCGAGACACCGAGACCCTCCTGACGGAGACGCTCATGGACTACGAGGTCGGCGTCGCAACCGCTGATATCGTCGTCCTCCCGACTGAAGGGCGTGTCCAACGGGACGGCGCCGCCGGCCACCTCGAGCCACTCGGGGATCTCTGGGACGAAGACGACTACGCGACCGACTACAGCGCGGTCGAAGTCGACGGCGAAGTGTACGCCGCACCCTTCGGCGGGGACATCAAACCCGGCTTCTGGTACCGACCGTCGTTTTTCGACGAACACGACCTCGAGGAGCCCGAGGACTACGACGAGTTCGTCGACCTGCTCGACGAAATCGACGATATCGACGGCGTCGAAGCGCCATTGGCGTCGGGCAACGGCGACGGCTGGCCGTTGAGCGACGTCGCGGAGGCGTTCATCCTCCGGCAGGACGATGGGGCCGAACTGCAACTCGATCTCATCGAGGGCGACGCCTCGTTTACTGACGACCGCGTCGTCACCGCCTTCGAGGAGTTACAGGAACTGCTCGAGGAGGGCTACTTCAGCGAAGTGCGGGACTTCGGCGTCCAGTACGAGTTCTTCTGGGAAAACGAGATTCCGCTGTACTTCATGGGCTCGTGGACGCCCGCCTTCGGCGCAATCGAAGACCCCGAGGATCTGGACTACTTCATGCTCCCTGGGTCGGAGGCCATGGTGACGAGCATCAACTGGTTTACCGTGCCCGCGTACGCACCCGACGTCGACGCCGCAACTGATGCCGTCGAGGCGATCATCTCACCCGACGGGCAGGAGGTCTGGACCGAACGCGGCGGGTTCGTCCCCACCGCACTCGACGTGCCCGACGACGCCTTCGACCTCGAGGTGATGCAAGATATCTCCGAGCAGGCAGACGAGGTCGAACTCGTCCCCGACTTAGATGACGCACTCGGCGATCCGTTCCAGGCGGAGTTCTGGTCGCAACTGCTCGGCCTCTGGGCGGAACCCGAACAGGACGTCGAACCGATGCTCGAGTCGCTCGACGACGTGTTACAGGAAACCGTCGGCGAGGACGAGACCTAA